One Mycobacteroides abscessus ATCC 19977 genomic window carries:
- a CDS encoding ABC1 kinase family protein, producing MSDRVPLARINRGRALGKLAAGQAVRTASSRLSMIGRSEQARALLAERSTLQAADQLVTVLGSLKGSAMKLGQLLSMLEVDMVPEAHRERFRQKLARLRDQAPREPFSVMRPIIESNLGALSKNFRDFDETPVAAASIGQVYRAVLLDGREVAVKVKYPGVDEAVRADMQNLALFTKFWRKALPTLSNSAFMDEISMNLESELDYPREARTQHEIAERYRGHPFIVVPDCVPELCTSQILVTEFLDGQAFPYMQTLPEDERNRIGELIFRFYIGSLFQDNDFCGDPHPGNILLAADGTVGFVDFGLYNRMNPEHVDFERHIMRAATEGRAQDMYDAMVARGIIDPQAGVSPQDCLEYCHAASGWNLVDEDMTITPEIASSAMILAVDPRSSEFAGMRRQNLPPEHIFSRRADFYTFGVLGQLNVTGNWHRIAREWIYGEPPATELGIAIAQWRACR from the coding sequence ATGAGCGACCGAGTCCCCTTGGCGCGCATCAACCGTGGCCGCGCACTGGGAAAGCTGGCCGCCGGGCAGGCCGTACGGACCGCGAGCAGTCGCCTCTCCATGATCGGGCGATCCGAACAAGCGCGCGCGCTGCTAGCCGAACGATCCACACTGCAGGCAGCAGACCAGCTGGTGACCGTCCTGGGCAGTCTCAAGGGCTCGGCGATGAAACTCGGCCAACTGCTCTCGATGCTCGAAGTGGATATGGTGCCGGAGGCCCACCGCGAACGATTCCGGCAGAAGCTGGCCCGGTTGCGCGATCAGGCCCCACGTGAACCGTTCTCGGTGATGCGCCCCATCATCGAATCTAACCTCGGCGCGCTGTCGAAGAACTTCCGCGACTTCGACGAAACGCCCGTCGCCGCCGCTTCCATCGGCCAGGTCTACCGCGCCGTCCTGCTCGACGGGCGCGAGGTGGCGGTCAAGGTCAAGTACCCGGGCGTGGACGAAGCCGTCCGCGCCGATATGCAGAACCTCGCGCTGTTCACCAAGTTTTGGCGCAAAGCGCTACCCACGCTATCCAATTCGGCATTCATGGACGAGATATCCATGAACCTGGAAAGCGAACTCGACTATCCCCGGGAAGCGCGCACCCAGCACGAGATCGCCGAGCGCTACCGTGGGCACCCCTTCATCGTCGTTCCCGACTGTGTCCCCGAACTGTGCACGTCGCAGATTCTGGTGACGGAATTCCTTGATGGCCAAGCGTTCCCCTACATGCAGACACTTCCCGAGGATGAGCGTAACCGCATCGGAGAGCTGATCTTCCGCTTCTACATCGGATCACTGTTCCAGGACAATGACTTCTGCGGTGACCCCCATCCGGGCAACATCCTGCTCGCCGCCGATGGGACCGTCGGGTTCGTGGATTTCGGGCTGTACAACCGCATGAATCCCGAACATGTGGACTTCGAGCGCCACATCATGCGGGCCGCCACCGAGGGCCGCGCCCAGGACATGTACGACGCGATGGTCGCGCGCGGAATCATCGATCCCCAGGCCGGCGTCAGCCCCCAAGACTGCCTGGAGTACTGCCATGCGGCATCTGGGTGGAACCTCGTCGACGAGGACATGACCATCACCCCGGAGATCGCCTCCAGCGCCATGATTCTCGCGGTAGACCCACGGTCCAGCGAGTTCGCCGGTATGCGCCGCCAGAACCTGCCGCCGGAGCACATCTTCTCCCGTCGCGCCGACTTCTACACCTTCGGCGTGCTGGGCCAGCTGAATGTGACGGGTAATTGGCATCGCATAGCCCGCGAATGGATCTACGGTGAGCCTCCCGCCACCGAGCTCGGAATCGCCATCGCGCAGTGGCGCGCGTGCCGCTAG
- a CDS encoding SDR family NAD(P)-dependent oxidoreductase has product MRVLVTGGTGFVGGWTAKAMAEAGHKVRFLVRKEARLHTTVATLGVDVSDYAVGDITDRASVEAALDGCDAVVHSAAMVSTDPAEADRMMAINLEGTRNVLGAAVDRGLDPIVHVSSITALFRPGLETFAADLPAAGGSDGYGQSKARVELYVRALQDSGAPVTITYPGMVLGPPVGDQFGEAAEGVRWVLLTRSVPGRSAAWLVVDVRDLAALHTALLEPSRGPRRYTAGGHRLEVGELVDLLTEAAGSAVLAVPVPDSLLRAAGTVMDQIGRYVPWETPMTEAGMQYYTQMPASDDTPSERELGITYRDPRETLADTVVSLRAGRTTSKLWGLWPFSE; this is encoded by the coding sequence ATGCGCGTATTGGTCACGGGCGGTACCGGATTCGTGGGTGGGTGGACGGCGAAGGCAATGGCTGAAGCCGGGCATAAGGTTCGATTCCTGGTGCGAAAGGAAGCCCGGCTGCACACCACGGTGGCGACCCTCGGGGTCGATGTGTCGGACTACGCCGTCGGCGATATCACCGACCGGGCATCGGTCGAGGCCGCGCTCGACGGATGTGATGCGGTGGTGCACAGCGCGGCCATGGTCAGCACGGACCCCGCAGAGGCGGACCGGATGATGGCCATCAACCTTGAGGGCACCCGCAATGTGCTCGGCGCAGCGGTCGATCGGGGTCTCGACCCGATAGTGCACGTTTCGAGCATTACCGCGCTGTTCCGGCCGGGCCTGGAGACGTTCGCGGCCGACCTGCCCGCGGCCGGTGGCAGCGATGGATACGGTCAGTCGAAGGCGCGGGTAGAGCTATACGTGCGCGCACTACAGGATTCCGGTGCGCCGGTCACCATCACCTATCCGGGCATGGTGCTGGGGCCGCCCGTCGGCGATCAATTCGGTGAGGCCGCGGAAGGGGTGCGCTGGGTTCTGTTGACGAGATCGGTGCCGGGGCGCAGCGCGGCCTGGTTGGTGGTCGACGTTCGCGACCTCGCGGCTCTACATACCGCGCTCTTGGAACCCAGCCGGGGACCGCGGCGCTATACCGCGGGTGGGCATCGGCTCGAGGTCGGCGAGCTGGTTGACCTGCTGACCGAGGCCGCGGGCAGCGCCGTGCTGGCGGTTCCGGTGCCCGACTCGCTGCTGCGTGCGGCGGGGACCGTCATGGATCAGATCGGCCGCTATGTGCCATGGGAAACTCCGATGACCGAGGCGGGGATGCAGTACTACACGCAGATGCCCGCCTCCGATGACACCCCCAGCGAGCGCGAACTCGGCATCACCTATCGGGACCCCCGGGAAACCCTGGCGGACACCGTTGTTTCCTTGCGCGCAGGAAGAACAACCTCGAAACTATGGGGATTATGGCCCTTCTCAGAATAG
- a CDS encoding DUF1942 domain-containing protein has protein sequence MCQDRWVRLRPALSLIAALTAVITALAPTASALPDRVAPIGHIGETLHFDYGTIGADVTVHNIEPTGVPAGMATPRGIIWKAYVTIRPTKVPNAYALLMALKLGGISPETGDAYEPQRTDEPDDLNYALRSAPQGSTVNGAVYWDVYRGPVRHIVLRSAQTQVHLAQWDL, from the coding sequence ATGTGCCAAGATCGCTGGGTGCGTCTACGCCCCGCCCTTTCGCTCATCGCCGCCCTCACCGCCGTCATCACGGCGCTGGCGCCCACGGCCTCCGCGCTGCCCGATCGCGTCGCTCCCATCGGGCACATCGGCGAGACGCTGCATTTCGACTACGGCACCATCGGCGCCGACGTCACCGTGCACAACATCGAGCCCACCGGTGTTCCCGCAGGCATGGCCACCCCGCGCGGCATCATCTGGAAGGCATACGTCACCATCCGGCCTACCAAAGTGCCCAATGCATACGCGCTGTTGATGGCGCTCAAGCTCGGCGGCATTTCGCCGGAAACCGGGGATGCCTACGAGCCGCAGCGCACCGACGAACCCGACGATCTGAACTACGCACTACGTAGCGCACCGCAGGGATCAACCGTCAACGGCGCGGTGTACTGGGACGTCTACCGGGGCCCGGTACGTCATATCGTGCTGCGCTCGGCGCAGACCCAGGTGCACCTGGCCCAGTGGGACCTGTAA
- a CDS encoding FkbM family methyltransferase, whose protein sequence is MTRRVTAFGEIRDAVVGQGLRTLARTTPWVESELVGIAQVVRTGDVCIDVGAAAGFYTAELARLVGAEGLVYSLEPLRFAHATSSAALGLRSAQNVRRHAVALGTNTGEQVMSVPLRNGKPITGRSFVDAGADGLGSNAEFDEHIRVVVDTETFDGFCERLNISRIDFVKIDVEGAELDVLVSGEKTIERTRPAMMLEVEDRHMERFGRTAEDIVAWFTARDYRMSVWSAESWRPVDKVTETFRNYLFQPR, encoded by the coding sequence ATGACCCGGCGCGTGACGGCCTTCGGCGAGATTCGTGATGCCGTGGTGGGGCAGGGCCTGCGTACGCTTGCCCGCACGACCCCGTGGGTAGAGAGCGAACTGGTCGGCATCGCGCAGGTGGTCAGGACCGGAGATGTCTGCATCGATGTGGGTGCGGCCGCCGGTTTCTACACCGCTGAGCTGGCCCGTCTGGTAGGTGCCGAGGGCCTGGTGTACAGCCTGGAGCCGCTGCGGTTCGCGCATGCCACGTCGTCGGCGGCCTTGGGCCTGCGCAGCGCGCAGAATGTGCGCCGTCACGCCGTAGCGCTCGGCACCAACACCGGGGAACAGGTCATGAGCGTGCCGCTGCGCAATGGCAAGCCCATCACCGGACGGTCGTTTGTCGATGCGGGTGCCGATGGGCTGGGTTCCAACGCCGAATTCGACGAGCACATTCGGGTGGTCGTCGACACCGAGACCTTCGACGGTTTCTGCGAGCGCCTGAACATCTCGCGGATCGACTTCGTGAAGATCGATGTCGAGGGCGCCGAACTCGATGTTCTGGTCAGCGGCGAGAAGACGATCGAGCGGACTCGCCCGGCGATGATGCTTGAGGTCGAAGACCGTCATATGGAGCGCTTCGGTCGCACTGCCGAGGACATCGTCGCGTGGTTCACGGCGCGCGACTATCGGATGTCGGTGTGGAGCGCCGAATCGTGGCGGCCGGTGGACAAGGTCACCGAGACATTTAGGAACTACCTGTTCCAGCCCCGCTGA
- a CDS encoding GNAT family N-acetyltransferase: protein MPIQVSIATAADSAELATVAARTFPLACPPSSKPENVAAFIAANLSTSNFDEYLRDNRVLAARTDDAAIVGYAMLVDGITEDPDVQRAVTLRPATQLSKMYVLPEFHQAGVAALLMSAALTEAAAGGANGVWLGVNQENERAQRFYLKHGFTRSGTKTFLVGERLENDYVMQRSVTAPH, encoded by the coding sequence ATGCCGATTCAGGTCAGCATCGCGACCGCCGCCGACAGCGCCGAACTCGCGACCGTCGCCGCCCGCACCTTCCCTCTCGCCTGCCCGCCGTCGTCGAAACCGGAGAACGTTGCGGCATTCATCGCAGCCAATCTCAGCACCAGCAATTTCGACGAATACCTCCGCGACAACCGCGTGCTGGCGGCCCGCACCGACGACGCCGCGATCGTCGGCTACGCAATGCTCGTCGACGGCATCACCGAGGACCCGGACGTGCAGCGTGCGGTGACGCTACGGCCCGCGACGCAGCTCTCCAAGATGTACGTGCTGCCCGAATTCCACCAAGCCGGCGTGGCGGCGCTGCTGATGAGTGCCGCGCTGACCGAAGCCGCCGCCGGCGGGGCGAACGGCGTCTGGTTGGGCGTGAATCAAGAAAATGAACGCGCACAACGCTTTTACCTCAAGCATGGCTTCACCCGCAGCGGCACCAAGACCTTCTTGGTGGGTGAGCGCCTGGAAAACGACTACGTCATGCAGCGTTCGGTAACGGCGCCGCACTAA
- the zapE gene encoding cell division protein ZapE, with product MSDPQSGAALCLQHLADRHPTVSNERLIAQLVPPPTFSSVSFDSYRPDPNEPTQTAAVEACRAFAQEATTRRAGKKKLFGKREVLPGVGIYLDGGFGVGKTHLLASIYHTVPGPKAFASFGELTQVASVFGFLECIELLADYTVVCIDEFELDDPGNTTLVSRLLSELVARGVSIAATSNTLPEQLGEGRFAAQDFLREIAALSAIFNTVRVEGPDYRHRDLPPAPEPHSDEQLRELAGAINGATFDRFDDLCKHLASMHPSRYLTLIEGVTAVFIADVEQVHDQSVALRIVALTDRLYDAGIPVQASGAKLNTIFDDEMVAGGFRKKYLRATSRLLALSAAPLPNAA from the coding sequence GTGAGTGATCCGCAATCCGGTGCCGCTTTGTGCCTCCAGCACCTTGCCGACCGGCACCCCACGGTCTCCAACGAGCGGTTGATCGCCCAGTTGGTGCCGCCCCCAACGTTCAGTTCGGTCAGCTTTGACTCCTACCGGCCAGATCCCAACGAGCCGACGCAGACGGCGGCCGTAGAGGCGTGCCGGGCCTTCGCCCAGGAGGCGACTACCCGCCGGGCGGGCAAGAAGAAGCTGTTCGGCAAGCGGGAGGTGCTGCCCGGGGTGGGCATCTATCTCGACGGCGGGTTCGGTGTCGGTAAGACCCACCTGTTGGCGTCGATCTATCACACGGTGCCCGGCCCGAAGGCGTTTGCGAGCTTCGGCGAACTGACGCAGGTCGCAAGCGTTTTCGGCTTCCTGGAGTGCATCGAACTGCTGGCCGACTACACCGTGGTGTGCATCGACGAGTTCGAGCTGGACGACCCGGGCAACACGACGCTGGTATCTCGGTTGCTCTCGGAGTTGGTAGCGCGTGGGGTGTCCATCGCCGCGACTTCCAACACGCTTCCCGAACAACTCGGGGAGGGGCGGTTCGCGGCCCAGGACTTCCTACGTGAGATCGCGGCGCTGTCGGCGATCTTCAACACCGTGCGTGTCGAGGGACCGGACTACCGGCACCGCGATTTGCCGCCCGCGCCCGAACCGCATTCCGACGAGCAGCTTCGCGAGCTGGCGGGGGCCATCAACGGCGCCACCTTCGACCGGTTCGACGACCTGTGCAAACACCTGGCGAGCATGCATCCGTCCCGGTACCTGACCCTGATCGAAGGTGTCACGGCTGTTTTCATCGCGGACGTGGAGCAGGTGCACGATCAGTCGGTGGCGCTGCGGATCGTGGCCCTGACGGACCGTCTGTACGACGCGGGGATCCCGGTGCAGGCGTCGGGCGCCAAGCTCAACACGATCTTCGATGACGAGATGGTGGCCGGTGGCTTCCGCAAGAAGTATCTGCGCGCCACCTCGCGGTTGCTGGCACTTAGTGCGGCGCCGTTACCGAACGCTGCATGA
- a CDS encoding pyrimidine reductase family protein — protein MADSDDEQAIRGPAGTQLTQLTTGAPVDSGELIDLYDFPKNDKIYLRANMISSLDGAATVTGLSGGLGGDGDRAVFAAMRANADVILVGSGTVRAERYHGAHLPVGLRQRRQSRGQDEVPTIAVVTASGAVDPSTPLFNESEVAPIVVTSASGAPHVASRVPGAQILVSGDGDTVDLPAALATLHARGLSRVLCEGGPALLGTLLSAHLVDELCLTIAPTTIGGAGLRITSGPAEVLTGWRRVLLLADADGYLFTRYVPA, from the coding sequence GTGGCCGACAGTGACGATGAACAGGCGATTCGCGGCCCGGCTGGGACGCAGCTCACACAGCTGACCACCGGGGCACCGGTGGATTCCGGCGAGCTGATCGACCTGTATGACTTTCCCAAAAACGACAAAATCTACTTGCGCGCCAACATGATTAGCAGTCTGGATGGCGCGGCGACGGTGACCGGCTTATCCGGCGGGCTCGGCGGTGACGGCGACCGGGCGGTATTCGCGGCAATGCGCGCCAATGCCGATGTGATTCTGGTCGGGTCCGGCACCGTGCGCGCCGAGCGCTACCACGGCGCGCACCTACCGGTGGGTCTGCGCCAGCGCCGCCAGAGCCGGGGGCAGGACGAGGTGCCGACGATCGCCGTGGTCACGGCCTCCGGTGCGGTGGACCCGAGCACTCCCCTTTTCAACGAATCCGAGGTTGCGCCCATTGTGGTGACCTCGGCGTCCGGCGCGCCGCACGTTGCGTCCCGAGTGCCGGGTGCCCAGATTCTCGTCAGCGGCGACGGCGACACGGTCGATCTACCCGCGGCGCTGGCCACGCTGCACGCCAGAGGCCTGTCCCGGGTGCTCTGTGAGGGTGGCCCCGCACTGCTGGGCACCCTGCTGTCGGCGCACCTCGTCGACGAACTGTGCCTGACCATCGCACCCACCACGATCGGAGGTGCCGGGCTCCGAATCACGTCGGGCCCCGCCGAAGTGCTCACGGGATGGCGGCGGGTGTTGCTACTCGCAGATGCGGACGGCTACCTGTTCACACGGTACGTCCCGGCTTAG
- a CDS encoding alpha/beta hydrolase, producing MRARLMGVMAVAQLLTGVLAGCAPGPSAGPHFAMDEGHGNVGPSTAPPQSGPPAIDKPKVDLSWQDCTREVLANANITTSPAFTLECAEYKAPLDPINGAPGSVTLGAVRAKTSQTPADAGPLVFTTGSDLPSSVQLATWLNGPGAEVLKQRPVVAVDRRGIGRSDAITCRDTWDTRDMRDQAQNRAGDDPVASLGKIVETATTNCTDTISPGDSAYNDAHAAEDLEALRAQWDVPALALLGVGSGARVALAYAGSHPNKVARLLLDSPVAADIAAEAAAEQRLKGQQSAFDAFAAQCVANNCPLGPDPAGAVGDLLNRAQNGGLPWSRATVVRAITTALAYPVGDSTAVVQNLANTLNAARGPDSGALAPLVDRANALRDTDGQFVNSCSDALARPTPDRVRELVVAWGKQYPLFGRTSALELVNCLQWPSGSKPNPPQDLKINVLILGGQHDPISGSEGVSATAAVIINAKAASKRVMWQGIGHGAIVYTPCAQPPALAYLGDGKLPDTDTFCPA from the coding sequence ATGCGTGCACGGCTGATGGGGGTGATGGCGGTTGCCCAGCTGCTGACCGGGGTCCTGGCTGGGTGTGCGCCCGGTCCCTCGGCGGGACCGCATTTCGCGATGGACGAGGGCCACGGAAATGTGGGCCCCTCTACGGCACCGCCGCAAAGCGGCCCGCCCGCTATCGACAAGCCCAAGGTGGATCTGTCGTGGCAAGACTGCACCCGTGAGGTGCTCGCCAACGCCAACATCACCACCTCGCCCGCCTTTACGCTCGAGTGCGCGGAGTACAAGGCCCCGCTGGACCCGATCAACGGCGCGCCGGGCAGCGTGACCCTGGGCGCGGTACGCGCCAAGACCTCACAGACTCCCGCCGATGCCGGCCCCCTCGTCTTCACCACGGGCTCCGATCTGCCGTCCTCGGTCCAACTGGCGACATGGCTCAACGGCCCGGGCGCGGAGGTTCTCAAGCAGCGTCCCGTGGTCGCGGTCGACCGCCGCGGTATCGGGCGATCCGATGCCATCACGTGCCGAGACACCTGGGATACGCGGGACATGCGTGACCAGGCCCAGAACCGTGCCGGCGACGACCCGGTGGCGAGCCTGGGCAAGATCGTCGAGACGGCAACCACCAACTGCACCGACACCATCTCCCCCGGAGATTCCGCGTACAACGACGCGCATGCCGCCGAGGACCTTGAGGCGCTACGCGCCCAATGGGACGTGCCCGCCCTGGCGCTCCTGGGTGTCGGCAGCGGCGCCCGGGTCGCCTTGGCCTATGCCGGATCGCACCCCAACAAAGTGGCGCGGCTCCTGCTCGACTCGCCGGTGGCCGCCGACATCGCGGCGGAGGCAGCTGCCGAACAGCGGCTCAAGGGCCAGCAGTCCGCATTCGACGCGTTCGCCGCGCAGTGTGTCGCCAACAACTGCCCGCTCGGGCCCGATCCGGCCGGGGCCGTCGGCGACCTGCTGAACCGTGCACAGAACGGTGGCCTCCCCTGGTCGCGAGCGACGGTCGTCCGGGCCATCACGACGGCGCTGGCGTATCCCGTTGGGGACAGCACCGCCGTCGTACAGAACCTCGCGAACACGTTGAACGCGGCCCGCGGGCCCGACAGCGGCGCATTGGCCCCGTTGGTGGACCGGGCCAACGCGCTGCGCGATACCGACGGGCAGTTCGTCAACTCCTGCAGCGACGCGCTGGCCCGTCCCACCCCGGACCGAGTGCGGGAACTGGTCGTCGCCTGGGGCAAGCAGTACCCGTTGTTCGGCCGCACCTCTGCCCTGGAACTGGTGAACTGCCTGCAGTGGCCCAGCGGATCCAAGCCGAACCCGCCGCAGGACCTGAAGATCAACGTGCTGATCCTCGGCGGGCAACACGATCCGATCTCCGGCAGCGAGGGCGTCTCCGCGACGGCCGCGGTGATCATCAACGCCAAGGCCGCCAGCAAGCGCGTGATGTGGCAGGGCATCGGTCACGGCGCCATCGTCTACACCCCGTGCGCGCAGCCCCCTGCCCTGGCGTACCTGGGTGACGGCAAGCTCCCGGACACCGACACGTTCTGCCCGGCCTAG
- a CDS encoding glycosyltransferase family 87 protein — translation MVSVDALVTGFKNSLAPKTAPPSVATILRSVLWPVAIMAVIHRSYVLGTNGYITDDFGPVYRAVIAFKLHQPVYGENFNYVDPHYIYPPGGTLLLAPFGYLPVDASRYWFITINTIAIVIAAYFLLRLFNFTLASVAAPALLLAMFCTESVTNTLVFTNINGVVLLLEVLFFRWLLHGTKKSEWLAGVAIGLTLVIKPLLAPLLLLPLLNRQWRVFAAAFGIPAFFNLVALYGPRKVRIVDGWDYLRRTVKYLGETRDYFNSSIAGNGLYYGLPEPLIAFLRIAFLAIALVSVWLLYKYYRRRDPRFWALTTGGVLLTASFLLLGLGQGYYSMALFPFVMTIVLPNSVLRNWPAWLAVYGFFSMDRWLLGHWPTTGRALEYLKITYGWCLLLIVVMMVLVLRYRDARAAGTLDQGLDPEWMRAQTGTKESATDDDIERPEGESDRRAVAGATDS, via the coding sequence GTGGTGTCAGTCGATGCATTAGTCACAGGCTTCAAGAACTCTTTGGCACCGAAAACAGCGCCGCCGTCGGTCGCGACCATCCTGCGGTCGGTGCTGTGGCCCGTGGCCATCATGGCGGTGATTCACCGCAGCTATGTGCTGGGCACCAACGGCTACATCACCGACGACTTCGGGCCCGTCTATCGCGCCGTCATCGCCTTCAAACTCCACCAGCCTGTCTACGGCGAGAACTTCAACTACGTCGACCCGCATTACATCTATCCACCGGGCGGCACGTTACTGTTGGCGCCCTTCGGATATCTGCCGGTGGACGCGTCGCGGTACTGGTTCATCACCATCAACACCATCGCGATCGTGATCGCGGCCTACTTCCTGCTGCGGCTGTTCAACTTCACGCTGGCCTCGGTGGCCGCACCCGCGCTGCTGCTGGCCATGTTCTGCACCGAGAGTGTCACCAACACACTGGTTTTCACCAACATCAACGGTGTGGTGCTGCTGCTGGAGGTGCTGTTCTTCCGCTGGTTGCTGCACGGCACCAAGAAATCCGAATGGTTGGCCGGGGTTGCCATCGGCCTCACGCTGGTGATCAAACCGCTGCTGGCTCCCCTGCTGTTGCTGCCGCTGTTGAATCGCCAATGGCGTGTGTTCGCCGCCGCGTTCGGCATTCCCGCCTTCTTCAATCTGGTGGCCCTGTACGGCCCCCGCAAGGTCAGGATCGTCGACGGCTGGGACTATCTGCGCCGCACCGTGAAGTACCTGGGCGAAACCCGCGATTACTTCAACAGCTCCATCGCCGGCAACGGCCTGTACTACGGGCTGCCCGAGCCGTTGATCGCCTTTTTGCGGATTGCTTTCCTGGCGATCGCCCTGGTCAGCGTGTGGCTGCTGTACAAGTACTACCGTCGGCGCGATCCCAGGTTCTGGGCACTGACCACCGGCGGTGTGCTGTTGACCGCGTCTTTCCTGCTGCTGGGCCTGGGCCAGGGGTACTACTCGATGGCGCTGTTCCCGTTCGTCATGACGATCGTGCTGCCCAATTCGGTGCTGAGGAACTGGCCCGCCTGGCTGGCGGTCTACGGGTTCTTTTCCATGGATCGCTGGCTGCTTGGCCATTGGCCCACCACGGGCCGCGCGCTGGAATACCTCAAGATCACCTACGGGTGGTGCCTGCTGCTGATCGTCGTGATGATGGTGCTGGTGCTTCGGTACCGGGATGCCCGGGCCGCTGGCACACTGGATCAAGGACTAGATCCGGAGTGGATGAGGGCCCAGACAGGCACTAAGGAGTCAGCAACCGATGACGACATCGAACGACCCGAAGGTGAATCTGACCGACGAGCAGTGGCGGGAGCGACTGACTCCTGA
- the msrB gene encoding peptide-methionine (R)-S-oxide reductase MsrB, with translation MNLTDEQWRERLTPDEFAVLRRAGTERPFVGEYTDTKTEGVYNCRACGAELFRSTEKFESHCGWPSFFDPANSDAVILRPDDSLGMRRVEVLCANCHSHLGHVFEGEGYPTPTDQRYCINSISLRLAPQ, from the coding sequence GTGAATCTGACCGACGAGCAGTGGCGGGAGCGACTGACTCCTGACGAGTTCGCGGTGCTGCGCCGTGCGGGCACCGAACGACCGTTCGTCGGCGAGTACACCGACACCAAGACCGAGGGCGTGTACAACTGCCGGGCATGCGGCGCCGAACTGTTCCGCAGCACCGAGAAGTTCGAATCCCATTGCGGCTGGCCGTCCTTCTTCGACCCGGCCAATTCCGACGCAGTGATTCTGCGGCCCGACGACTCGCTCGGTATGCGGCGGGTGGAGGTGCTGTGCGCCAACTGCCACAGCCACTTGGGCCACGTGTTCGAGGGCGAGGGATACCCCACGCCGACCGATCAGCGTTACTGCATCAACTCAATTAGTCTGCGGTTGGCACCACAGTAA
- a CDS encoding LppU/SCO3897 family protein yields the protein MRALFVVMGLCGFAIAGCAQAEETPSTKQSATRQESTDFADIPGQFPSPGSLTANGQAEAPVGGCVNLGGELVNASLTVVDCGSDRNTYRIVQRVNIPQECGDTDRSYYHNSEATGQYTACLDLAWAKDSCISLGQPVAKVVCTDTNAPKRIKPLKIILDTTTLEGCPSGGYKHPQRKFTVCTEVQR from the coding sequence TTGAGGGCGCTGTTTGTTGTCATGGGATTGTGTGGCTTTGCCATTGCGGGATGCGCTCAAGCCGAGGAAACGCCGTCGACAAAGCAGTCTGCGACCCGACAGGAATCGACTGATTTTGCGGACATTCCCGGCCAGTTCCCGTCGCCAGGTTCGTTGACGGCTAATGGTCAGGCGGAGGCTCCGGTGGGTGGATGTGTGAATTTGGGCGGCGAGCTGGTGAATGCGTCGTTGACGGTGGTGGATTGTGGCTCGGACCGAAATACCTACCGGATCGTGCAGCGTGTCAATATCCCGCAAGAATGCGGAGATACCGATCGTTCCTACTATCACAATTCCGAGGCCACCGGGCAGTACACCGCATGCCTGGACTTGGCGTGGGCCAAGGACTCGTGCATCAGCCTGGGTCAGCCTGTAGCCAAGGTCGTCTGCACAGACACCAACGCACCCAAACGAATCAAGCCACTCAAGATCATCCTGGACACCACAACACTGGAAGGCTGCCCGTCGGGCGGTTACAAACACCCGCAGCGCAAGTTCACGGTCTGTACGGAGGTCCAGAGGTAG